Proteins encoded together in one Marinithermus hydrothermalis DSM 14884 window:
- a CDS encoding DUF58 domain-containing protein: MLWVSLLLFAFLLLLPSRVRVQGRVTARREETFPGRPGTARLALELMAPVPVYYRVECAGVAALGLLPRQYLGFGMGRVRLVEELTLSPRRRGAHALPRVRVFVRDVFGVWEREVPTAVIQGQVRVYPRVYPVPRPDLALTLLAEGPEVRGVGLEDPTQFRGVRPYAPGDPVRHVHWRATARAGTLMVREFGRVRATGIWVHLDTSGTGAVYLDHAAELAASLLVRANEERLLVALSAPGGMVPLARGDEAVRRALGVLAELEAEAAPRPVPIPPPGVNLVILTQHAPVAVVDGALKARSRAARVHLIALPEGFYLRPGERGRPLFGKPDAVLRLLKKRAVLEQEGVFVHLLRGDDALARLSG, from the coding sequence GTGCTTTGGGTTTCGTTGCTTCTCTTCGCCTTCCTCCTGCTTCTTCCGAGCCGCGTGCGCGTGCAGGGTAGGGTGACGGCTCGCCGCGAAGAGACCTTCCCCGGACGGCCGGGAACGGCTCGGCTGGCGCTCGAGCTCATGGCGCCCGTGCCGGTCTATTACCGCGTGGAGTGTGCGGGGGTGGCGGCCTTGGGGTTGCTGCCCCGGCAGTACCTGGGGTTCGGCATGGGGCGCGTGCGGCTCGTGGAGGAGCTGACCCTCTCGCCTCGGCGTCGGGGGGCGCACGCCTTGCCCCGGGTGCGCGTTTTCGTGCGCGACGTGTTCGGGGTTTGGGAGCGTGAGGTGCCGACCGCTGTGATTCAGGGCCAGGTCCGGGTCTACCCCCGCGTCTACCCGGTGCCGCGCCCGGATCTGGCCCTGACGCTGCTCGCGGAAGGGCCGGAGGTGCGGGGGGTGGGGCTCGAGGACCCCACGCAGTTCCGCGGGGTGCGCCCCTACGCGCCGGGGGACCCGGTGCGGCACGTGCACTGGCGGGCCACGGCGCGCGCGGGAACCTTGATGGTACGGGAGTTCGGCCGGGTGCGAGCCACGGGAATCTGGGTGCACCTGGATACGAGCGGGACAGGCGCGGTGTACCTGGACCACGCGGCGGAACTTGCGGCGAGCCTGCTGGTGCGCGCGAACGAGGAGCGGCTCCTGGTGGCGCTCTCCGCGCCGGGGGGCATGGTGCCCCTCGCGCGAGGGGATGAGGCGGTACGGCGGGCGCTGGGGGTGCTCGCCGAGCTCGAGGCGGAGGCGGCGCCGCGCCCGGTGCCCATCCCACCCCCAGGGGTGAACCTGGTGATCCTCACGCAGCACGCGCCCGTCGCGGTGGTGGATGGGGCTTTGAAGGCGCGTTCCCGCGCGGCACGCGTGCACTTGATCGCCCTTCCGGAAGGGTTTTACCTGCGCCCCGGCGAGCGAGGGCGGCCGCTGTTCGGCAAGCCCGACGCGGTCCTGCGCCTCCTGAAAAAACGCGCGGTGCTGGAGCAGGAGGGGGTGTTCGTGCACCTCCTCCGAGGGGACGACGCCCTGGCGCGGCTTTCGGGGTGA
- a CDS encoding thioredoxin family protein — MLEYKRLEIGDPLVDAELKDPEGRAYRLSEFKEPLLAVIFMCNHCPYVVGSVGRMVDLARRYAGRVAFIGINANDYTRYPDDSPEGMKRFAAEHGIPFPYVLDETQKVAKAYGALRTPEVFLFDEQRTLRYHGRIDDSPRDATRVTERNLEDAIQALLAGREPPKARAEAVGCTIKWRPGNEPEVRIGK; from the coding sequence ATGCTCGAGTACAAACGCTTGGAGATCGGGGACCCGCTCGTGGACGCGGAACTCAAGGATCCCGAGGGGCGCGCCTACCGGTTGTCGGAGTTTAAGGAGCCGTTGCTGGCCGTGATCTTCATGTGCAACCACTGCCCCTACGTCGTGGGGTCGGTGGGTCGCATGGTGGACCTGGCCCGGCGCTATGCGGGCCGCGTGGCCTTCATCGGCATCAACGCCAACGACTACACCCGCTACCCGGACGACTCCCCGGAGGGGATGAAGCGGTTCGCCGCCGAGCACGGGATCCCCTTCCCTTACGTCCTGGATGAGACCCAGAAGGTAGCGAAGGCGTACGGCGCCTTGCGGACCCCGGAGGTTTTTCTGTTCGACGAGCAGCGTACCTTGCGGTACCACGGCCGGATCGACGACTCCCCGCGCGACGCGACCCGCGTGACCGAGCGCAACCTCGAGGACGCGATCCAGGCCCTGTTAGCGGGCCGGGAGCCGCCGAAGGCCCGGGCGGAGGCCGTGGGGTGCACGATCAAGTGGCGGCCGGGCAATGAACCGGAGGTCCGTATCGGGAAATGA
- a CDS encoding YbjN domain-containing protein, whose translation MSDPETIDRFFTRYGWRVERLSDEVWRTAFRGDVAVYPLFVKLTPEFVYLTIVPFVVAPRAEARERVYWALLRFNREMALAKFALDEDGDVLLTVELSTTGLDYPLFEEALTFLTHYADLAYREVLNLAQDPTSRSRFDDGGDEGSLQA comes from the coding sequence ATGAGTGATCCGGAAACGATCGATCGTTTCTTTACCCGTTACGGGTGGCGGGTGGAACGCCTTTCGGACGAGGTGTGGCGCACCGCGTTTCGCGGGGACGTCGCCGTCTACCCCCTTTTTGTCAAGCTCACGCCGGAGTTCGTGTACCTCACCATCGTGCCGTTCGTGGTCGCCCCGCGGGCCGAGGCCCGCGAGCGGGTGTACTGGGCGTTGCTGCGGTTCAACCGGGAGATGGCCCTGGCCAAGTTCGCCCTGGACGAGGACGGCGACGTGCTGCTCACCGTTGAGCTTTCCACCACCGGCCTAGACTACCCGCTCTTCGAGGAGGCCCTCACCTTCCTGACCCACTATGCCGACCTCGCCTACCGTGAGGTCCTGAACCTCGCGCAGGACCCCACCAGCCGCAGCCGGTTCGACGACGGCGGGGATGAAGGGTCCTTGCAGGCCTAA
- a CDS encoding gamma carbonic anhydrase family protein — translation MSIWRFEDHEPRIHPTAFIAPGAHVVGAVTVEEGASIWFGAVVRADLERVHIGPGCNVQDGAVLHADPGEPCVLERDVTVGHRAVVHGAHVAEGALIGIGAVVLNRARIGEGAVVAAGAVVPPGAEIPPGMLALGVPAKPVRPVDPPTNAPRYRALAARYLEGLTPLPYTPRLNRRYLLTLRGEDALNPFTDLAQRLKRENAEALRLLSALAKGLTPLQAAKELSLDEVALEPALDFLLKEALVR, via the coding sequence TTGAGCATCTGGCGCTTTGAGGATCACGAGCCCCGAATTCACCCCACGGCGTTCATCGCGCCCGGCGCGCACGTCGTGGGAGCCGTCACGGTCGAGGAAGGCGCTTCGATCTGGTTCGGCGCGGTGGTTCGGGCCGACCTCGAGCGCGTCCACATAGGCCCCGGATGCAACGTACAGGACGGCGCGGTCCTCCACGCTGACCCCGGGGAGCCGTGCGTGCTCGAGCGAGACGTGACCGTCGGGCACCGCGCGGTCGTGCACGGGGCGCACGTGGCGGAAGGTGCGCTGATCGGGATCGGCGCGGTGGTCCTGAACCGCGCACGCATCGGCGAAGGCGCAGTCGTCGCCGCCGGGGCGGTGGTCCCGCCGGGCGCCGAGATCCCGCCGGGGATGCTGGCCCTCGGGGTGCCTGCCAAACCCGTGCGGCCCGTCGATCCGCCCACGAACGCCCCCCGCTACCGGGCCCTGGCCGCGCGGTACCTTGAGGGGCTCACCCCCCTGCCCTATACCCCGCGCCTTAACCGCCGCTACCTCCTCACACTGCGCGGCGAGGACGCCCTCAACCCCTTCACCGACCTCGCCCAACGCCTCAAGCGCGAGAACGCCGAGGCCTTACGGCTTCTCTCCGCGCTCGCGAAGGGCCTCACGCCCCTCCAAGCAGCTAAAGAACTTAGCCTGGACGAGGTGGCCCTCGAGCCGGCCCTCGACTTCCTTCTGAAGGAGGCGTTGGTGCGTTGA
- a CDS encoding NUDIX hydrolase has product MQGQPKPVPGAGGVVFNPQGEVLLIRDANGYWVFPKGHLEPGETPEAAAVREVREETGIEARIVHPLSSTRYINARGVPREIRWFLMRGAGRVRMEAGLNGCGFFPPDEARRMLAFPEDVRLLEEALEHLAL; this is encoded by the coding sequence ATGCAAGGCCAACCGAAACCGGTTCCCGGCGCGGGCGGGGTGGTGTTCAACCCCCAGGGCGAGGTGCTGCTGATCCGGGACGCCAACGGGTACTGGGTCTTTCCCAAAGGGCACCTCGAGCCCGGCGAGACCCCAGAGGCCGCCGCCGTGCGGGAGGTGCGGGAAGAGACGGGGATCGAGGCTAGAATCGTGCACCCGCTCTCCTCCACCCGGTACATCAACGCCCGCGGCGTGCCGCGCGAGATCCGCTGGTTCCTCATGCGCGGTGCAGGCCGGGTGCGGATGGAGGCGGGACTGAACGGGTGCGGATTCTTCCCTCCGGACGAGGCCCGGAGGATGCTGGCCTTTCCGGAAGACGTACGCTTGTTGGAGGAAGCCCTTGAGCATCTGGCGCTTTGA
- a CDS encoding DUF1028 domain-containing protein, translated as MGPVSTFSLVARDPETGDLGVAVASKFLAVGAVVPYAKAGVGAVATQSYANTSFGPKALAILEAGGSPEACLEAFRRTDPELPLRQFGIVAASGESLTFTGEGCHPWAGGEAGENYAAQGNLLTGPEVVQAMVEAFKHHATLPFPERLVKALLAGDRAGGDKRGRQSAALLVVGEGKGYGGLSDRWIDLRVDDHPDPVAELERLLSVHRLLFTRPESRRPLQEAEIRWLQALLKREGYYTGPVTGAWDEATEAAFRALIGVENLEERYAGGAEIDDGTLTYLRQKYT; from the coding sequence ATGGGACCGGTAAGCACGTTCTCCCTTGTCGCGCGCGACCCCGAGACCGGGGACCTCGGCGTCGCGGTGGCCAGCAAGTTTCTCGCGGTCGGCGCGGTGGTGCCCTACGCCAAGGCTGGCGTCGGTGCGGTCGCCACGCAGTCCTACGCAAACACCTCCTTCGGCCCCAAGGCCCTCGCGATCCTGGAGGCCGGCGGCAGCCCCGAGGCGTGCCTGGAAGCCTTCCGCCGCACGGACCCCGAACTCCCCCTGCGGCAGTTCGGGATCGTCGCGGCTTCCGGGGAAAGCCTGACCTTCACCGGGGAGGGATGCCACCCCTGGGCGGGCGGCGAGGCCGGGGAGAACTACGCGGCCCAAGGCAACCTCCTCACCGGGCCGGAGGTGGTGCAGGCCATGGTGGAGGCCTTCAAGCACCACGCGACCCTTCCCTTCCCCGAGCGGCTGGTCAAGGCCCTCCTCGCCGGGGACCGCGCGGGCGGCGACAAGCGCGGCCGGCAGTCGGCCGCCCTTCTCGTGGTCGGGGAGGGCAAGGGGTACGGGGGCCTCAGCGACCGCTGGATCGACCTCAGGGTCGACGACCACCCGGACCCCGTGGCCGAGCTCGAGCGCCTGTTATCCGTCCACCGGCTGCTCTTCACCCGCCCCGAGTCCCGCCGTCCCCTCCAAGAAGCCGAGATCCGCTGGTTGCAAGCCCTCCTCAAGCGGGAAGGGTACTACACGGGCCCCGTCACCGGCGCGTGGGACGAAGCCACCGAGGCGGCCTTCCGTGCCCTGATCGGCGTGGAGAACCTCGAGGAACGCTACGCGGGCGGCGCCGAGATCGACGACGGCACCCTAACCTACCTGCGGCAAAAGTACACTTAA
- a CDS encoding cytochrome P460 family protein has protein sequence MEENRSGWVWIVIAGVGVLGAVLLFNISASLQRTATEVKALSEQVANLEASIGQVRTDLERLQAQASGVGDGIGAQVEPQEMAARVWRLIQSQNYAFSWHYEPGTATDFYEGQPPHGAVLRTFTNAVAYDAVQAEVGAFPPGSVIVKENRTAERDLDSVTVMVKVPGFNPEANDWFWAKYGADGAVQAAGKVEGCIGCHSQAKDNDFVFNATVNPQARR, from the coding sequence ATGGAGGAGAACAGAAGCGGGTGGGTGTGGATCGTGATCGCGGGGGTGGGGGTGTTGGGGGCGGTGCTTTTGTTCAACATCTCCGCCAGCTTGCAGCGGACGGCGACGGAAGTCAAGGCGCTGAGCGAGCAGGTGGCGAACCTCGAGGCGAGTATCGGGCAGGTGAGGACGGATCTGGAGCGGTTGCAGGCACAGGCGTCGGGGGTTGGGGACGGGATTGGCGCGCAGGTCGAGCCGCAGGAGATGGCCGCCCGGGTGTGGCGGTTGATCCAGTCCCAGAACTACGCGTTTTCCTGGCATTACGAGCCGGGAACGGCCACGGACTTCTATGAAGGGCAGCCGCCGCACGGGGCGGTGCTGCGCACCTTCACGAACGCGGTGGCCTACGACGCGGTGCAGGCCGAGGTCGGGGCGTTCCCGCCAGGGTCCGTGATCGTGAAGGAGAACCGTACCGCGGAGCGGGATCTGGACTCCGTGACCGTGATGGTCAAGGTGCCGGGGTTTAACCCGGAGGCGAACGACTGGTTCTGGGCGAAGTACGGGGCCGACGGCGCGGTGCAAGCGGCCGGGAAGGTCGAGGGGTGCATCGGGTGCCACAGCCAGGCTAAGGACAACGACTTCGTCTTTAACGCCACGGTGAACCCCCAGGCGCGGCGGTAG
- a CDS encoding PLP-dependent cysteine synthase family protein: protein MSGVLYAIGQTPIVPLARLSPPGRMVYAKLEWHNPGGSVKDRPALYMLRTALEDGRLRPGGLVVEPTAGNTGIGLALVGRALGLEVVCVMPARFSPAKKALMEAYGATVVTTPAEGGMEAAIAKAREIAAVEGGFVPNQFRNPANVQAHYETTGPEFYRQLEGRIDAVVLGGGSMGTFTGVVRYLKERLPRLKAYLVQPEGSYLVGECGPHKVEGIGADSPETTALLDCALVDGVWKVTDREAHAMLQRLGREEGVLPGGSGAAAAVVALAVAAQLPEGARVATLFPDHAERYLVQGILGRFEEWKKP from the coding sequence ATGAGCGGGGTTTTATACGCCATTGGCCAGACACCGATCGTACCGCTTGCGCGGCTGAGCCCACCGGGGCGTATGGTTTACGCGAAGCTCGAGTGGCATAACCCGGGCGGGTCGGTCAAGGACCGGCCCGCCCTGTACATGCTGCGGACCGCCTTGGAGGACGGTCGACTACGCCCGGGCGGGCTCGTGGTGGAGCCCACGGCGGGCAACACCGGGATCGGGCTGGCCTTGGTAGGGCGGGCGCTCGGCCTCGAGGTGGTCTGCGTGATGCCCGCGCGGTTCAGCCCGGCGAAGAAAGCGCTGATGGAGGCGTACGGGGCCACGGTCGTGACGACCCCCGCCGAGGGCGGGATGGAAGCGGCGATCGCCAAAGCGCGGGAGATCGCCGCGGTTGAGGGCGGGTTCGTGCCCAACCAGTTCCGCAACCCGGCGAACGTGCAGGCGCACTACGAGACGACCGGGCCGGAGTTCTACCGCCAGCTGGAGGGGCGGATCGACGCGGTGGTCCTCGGGGGCGGCTCGATGGGTACCTTCACCGGGGTTGTGCGCTACTTGAAGGAGCGCCTGCCGCGCCTCAAGGCCTACCTGGTGCAGCCCGAGGGGTCGTACCTCGTCGGCGAGTGCGGTCCGCACAAGGTCGAGGGGATTGGGGCCGACTCTCCCGAGACGACCGCGCTGCTCGACTGCGCTTTGGTGGACGGCGTGTGGAAGGTAACGGACCGGGAAGCACACGCGATGCTGCAGCGGTTAGGGCGGGAAGAGGGGGTGTTGCCCGGAGGCTCCGGCGCGGCCGCGGCGGTCGTGGCGCTTGCCGTGGCCGCGCAGCTCCCCGAAGGCGCGCGGGTCGCGACGCTGTTCCCGGACCACGCTGAGCGGTATCTTGTGCAGGGAATCTTGGGGAGGTTTGAGGAATGGAAGAAACCCTAG